The Nocardioides salarius genome includes a region encoding these proteins:
- the rplK gene encoding 50S ribosomal protein L11 — protein sequence MPPKKKIAALVKVQLQAGAATPAPPVGTALGPHGVNIMDFCKAYNAQTESMRGNVIPVEITIYEDRSFTFITKTPPAAELIKKAAGLQKGSGVPHKEKVGKLTKDQVREIAQTKLPDLNANNIDAAMKIVEGTARSMGITTD from the coding sequence ATGCCTCCCAAGAAGAAGATCGCCGCACTGGTCAAGGTGCAGCTGCAGGCCGGCGCCGCGACGCCCGCCCCGCCGGTCGGTACGGCCCTGGGCCCCCACGGCGTCAACATCATGGACTTCTGCAAGGCCTACAACGCGCAGACCGAGTCCATGCGCGGCAACGTGATCCCCGTCGAGATCACCATCTACGAGGACCGGTCCTTCACCTTCATCACGAAGACCCCGCCGGCCGCCGAGCTGATCAAGAAGGCCGCCGGTCTGCAGAAGGGCTCGGGCGTCCCGCACAAGGAGAAGGTCGGCAAGCTGACCAAGGACCAGGTGCGCGAGATCGCCCAGACCAAGCTGCCCGACCTCAACGCGAACAACATCGACGCCGCGATGAAGATCGTCGAGGGCACCGCCCGCTCCATGGGCATCACCACCGACTGA
- a CDS encoding adenosine deaminase has translation MRDLHRLPKAHLHLHFTGSMRHETLLELAERDEVALPDSLVDQWPPRLSAADEKGWFRFQRLYDVARSVLRTEDDVRRLVREAAEDDVADGGRWLEIQVDPSGYAARFGGATAFTDLVLDAVAQASRETGLDIGVLVAANRTRHPLDARTLARLAAQYAGRGVVGFGLSNDERRGTTTDFAAAFRIARRADLVLAPHGGELRGPEHARTCLDELHADRLGHGVRVAEDPALLERVAADGVTLEVCPVSNVALGVYSDLTSVPLPTLLEGGAQVALGADDPLLFGSRLAGQYATMRAAHDLDDATLAELARMSLRGSRAPSDVREQALADIDAWLAAPGPHGERMTP, from the coding sequence TTGCGTGACCTGCACCGACTGCCGAAGGCCCACCTGCACCTGCACTTCACCGGCTCGATGCGCCACGAGACGCTGCTGGAGCTGGCCGAGCGGGACGAGGTGGCACTGCCCGACTCGCTGGTCGACCAGTGGCCGCCGAGGCTCAGCGCGGCCGACGAGAAGGGCTGGTTCCGCTTCCAGCGCCTCTACGACGTGGCCCGCTCGGTGCTGCGCACCGAGGACGACGTACGCCGCCTGGTGCGCGAGGCCGCCGAGGACGACGTCGCCGACGGCGGGCGGTGGCTGGAGATCCAGGTCGACCCCAGCGGCTACGCCGCGCGCTTCGGCGGCGCGACCGCCTTCACCGACCTGGTCCTCGACGCCGTGGCCCAGGCCTCGCGCGAGACCGGGCTGGACATCGGGGTGCTGGTCGCGGCGAACCGCACCCGGCACCCGCTCGACGCCCGCACGCTGGCCCGGCTCGCGGCGCAGTACGCCGGGCGGGGAGTGGTCGGCTTCGGGCTCTCCAACGACGAGCGGCGCGGCACCACCACGGACTTCGCCGCGGCGTTCCGCATCGCGCGCCGCGCCGACCTGGTCCTGGCTCCGCACGGCGGTGAGCTGCGCGGGCCCGAGCACGCGCGCACCTGCCTCGACGAGCTGCACGCCGACCGGCTCGGGCACGGCGTGCGGGTCGCGGAGGACCCGGCGCTGCTGGAGCGGGTCGCGGCCGACGGCGTGACCCTGGAGGTCTGCCCGGTCTCGAACGTCGCCCTCGGGGTCTACTCCGACCTGACCTCGGTGCCGCTGCCGACGCTGCTCGAGGGCGGCGCCCAGGTCGCGCTGGGCGCCGACGACCCGCTGCTCTTCGGATCGCGCCTGGCCGGGCAGTACGCCACGATGCGCGCCGCGCACGACCTCGACGACGCCACCCTGGCCGAGCTGGCCCGGATGTCGCTGCGCGGCTCGCGAGCCCCCTCCGACGTGCGCGAGCAGGCACTCGCCGACATCGACGCGTGGCTGGCGGCTCCCGGGCCGCACGGTGAGAGGATGACGCCGTGA
- the nusG gene encoding transcription termination/antitermination protein NusG encodes MATAPRDRRTPAQAIEHSNVMEQRVTEQYDSVETEETETSENPEVDPVEPVSHPEADEAVDGAVDDSAAQAVADAEADEAEVADEVEAEDGPEPEEDADDPLEAFRRELWAKPGDWFVVHTYSGMENRVKSNLENRIISLNMEDYIHEIVVPTEEVAEIKNGQRKMVKRTVLPGYVLVRMDLTDESWSAVRHTPSVTGFVGNSHQPVPLTMREVEDMLAPAVVARAEAEAVASGTVAPGSPTTAKKPVEVADFEVSDSVMVVDGPFATLHATITEINAEAQRVKALVEIFGRETPVELSFSQIQRV; translated from the coding sequence GTGGCCACGGCCCCCCGCGACCGGCGCACGCCGGCGCAGGCAATTGAGCACAGCAACGTGATGGAGCAGCGCGTGACGGAGCAGTACGACTCGGTCGAGACCGAGGAGACGGAGACGTCGGAGAACCCCGAGGTCGACCCGGTGGAGCCGGTGTCGCACCCGGAGGCCGACGAGGCCGTCGACGGTGCCGTCGACGACAGCGCCGCCCAGGCGGTCGCTGACGCCGAGGCCGACGAGGCGGAGGTGGCCGACGAGGTCGAGGCCGAGGACGGCCCCGAGCCCGAGGAGGACGCCGACGACCCGCTCGAGGCGTTCCGCCGCGAGCTGTGGGCCAAGCCGGGCGACTGGTTCGTCGTGCACACCTACTCCGGCATGGAGAACCGGGTGAAGTCGAACCTGGAGAACCGCATCATCTCCCTCAACATGGAGGACTACATCCACGAGATCGTGGTCCCCACCGAGGAGGTCGCGGAGATCAAGAACGGCCAGCGCAAGATGGTCAAGCGCACCGTCCTGCCCGGCTACGTCCTGGTCCGCATGGACCTGACCGACGAGTCCTGGTCGGCCGTGCGGCACACGCCGTCGGTGACCGGCTTCGTGGGCAACTCCCACCAGCCCGTCCCGCTCACCATGCGTGAGGTCGAGGACATGCTGGCCCCCGCCGTCGTGGCCCGCGCCGAGGCCGAGGCCGTCGCCTCCGGCACCGTCGCGCCCGGCTCGCCGACCACCGCCAAGAAGCCCGTCGAGGTCGCCGACTTCGAGGTCTCCGACTCGGTCATGGTCGTCGACGGCCCGTTCGCGACGCTGCACGCCACGATCACCGAGATCAACGCCGAGGCCCAGCGGGTCAAGGCGCTGGTCGAGATCTTCGGCCGCGAGACGCCGGTCGAGCTCAGCTTCAGCCAGATCCAGCGGGTCTGA
- the secE gene encoding preprotein translocase subunit SecE, with protein MSDSKPVRDGEKAERTNPVTFYRQVVAELRKVVWPTQEQLVTYFIVVMVFVLVMMAIISALDLGLGRLAFFVFTGQSE; from the coding sequence GTGTCGGACAGCAAGCCGGTCCGCGACGGCGAGAAGGCCGAGCGCACGAACCCGGTGACGTTCTACCGACAGGTGGTCGCCGAGCTCCGCAAGGTCGTCTGGCCCACCCAGGAGCAGCTGGTCACGTACTTCATCGTGGTCATGGTCTTCGTCCTGGTGATGATGGCGATCATCTCGGCCCTCGACCTCGGTCTGGGGCGCTTGGCGTTCTTCGTCTTCACCGGTCAGTCCGAGTAG
- a CDS encoding DUF4190 domain-containing protein → MTDRDPDDTTPSSPSSPSSPSSPSSPPPYGQDPHGSPYPPPAYPPQGQGYGQGYGQGYGQPYYPQGQPLPGQAATMHPQANTALVLGIVSLAGGMICGLPLLAGPFAWFTGRKAKREIEAAPQHYTGASEAGAGMVLGIVSTVLLALGLLAGVLVVGLLVVGVSTA, encoded by the coding sequence GTGACTGATCGGGACCCGGACGACACGACCCCCTCCAGCCCCTCGAGCCCCTCGAGCCCCTCGAGCCCCTCGAGCCCGCCGCCGTACGGGCAGGACCCGCACGGGTCGCCGTACCCGCCCCCGGCGTACCCGCCGCAGGGCCAGGGCTACGGGCAGGGCTACGGGCAGGGCTACGGGCAGCCGTACTACCCCCAGGGCCAGCCCCTGCCGGGCCAGGCGGCCACCATGCACCCCCAGGCGAACACCGCCCTGGTGCTGGGCATCGTGTCGCTGGCGGGCGGCATGATCTGTGGGCTGCCGCTCCTGGCGGGCCCCTTCGCCTGGTTCACCGGCCGCAAGGCCAAGCGCGAGATCGAGGCGGCCCCGCAGCACTACACCGGCGCCAGCGAGGCCGGCGCCGGCATGGTGCTGGGCATCGTCTCGACCGTGCTGCTGGCTCTGGGCCTGCTGGCCGGGGTGCTCGTCGTGGGGCTGCTGGTGGTCGGGGTCTCCACCGCCTGA
- the rplA gene encoding 50S ribosomal protein L1: protein MQRSKTYRAAAEQFDQDELHAPLSAIKIAKTTSKKKFDETVDVVMRLGVDPRKADQMVRGTVNLPHGTGKTARVLVFANGDKAEAAREAGADEVGGDELIEKVNGGYLNFDAVVATPDMMGKVGRLGRVLGPRGLMPNPKTGTVTPDVAKAVSDIKGGKIEFRVDRHANLHFIIGKASFGETQLAENYAAALEEVLRLKPASSKGRYIKKVTVSTTMGPGVQVDPNRTKNVASEDEAQA, encoded by the coding sequence ATGCAGCGCAGCAAGACCTACCGCGCGGCCGCGGAGCAGTTCGACCAGGACGAGCTCCACGCCCCGCTGTCCGCGATCAAGATCGCCAAGACCACCAGCAAGAAGAAGTTCGACGAGACCGTCGACGTGGTCATGCGCCTCGGCGTCGACCCCCGCAAGGCCGACCAGATGGTGCGCGGCACCGTCAACCTGCCCCACGGCACCGGCAAGACCGCCCGCGTCCTGGTCTTCGCCAACGGCGACAAGGCCGAGGCGGCCCGCGAGGCCGGCGCCGACGAGGTCGGCGGCGACGAGCTGATCGAGAAGGTCAACGGCGGCTACCTCAACTTCGACGCCGTCGTGGCCACCCCCGACATGATGGGCAAGGTCGGCCGTCTGGGTCGCGTGCTGGGCCCCCGCGGCCTGATGCCGAACCCGAAGACCGGCACCGTGACGCCGGACGTGGCCAAGGCCGTGTCCGACATCAAGGGCGGCAAGATCGAGTTCCGCGTCGACCGCCACGCCAACCTGCACTTCATCATCGGCAAGGCCTCCTTCGGCGAGACCCAGCTGGCCGAGAACTACGCCGCCGCCCTCGAGGAGGTGCTGCGGCTCAAGCCCGCCAGCTCCAAGGGTCGCTACATCAAGAAGGTCACCGTCTCCACGACGATGGGCCCCGGCGTGCAGGTCGACCCCAACCGCACCAAGAACGTCGCGTCCGAGGACGAGGCCCAGGCCTGA